A stretch of DNA from Natrinema halophilum:
CTGGCGTGCGAGCTCGAGGACTTCTTCGGGAGTTGTCGGCTCGGCGGTCTGCCGGGCTTTTGTCTGCCAGCGTGAGTCGATACCCCGCCAAAAGTCACGGATGGTCTCGCGTTCATCGTCGCTCGCCTCGTCCGGGTCGACGTCCGTGTGCGGGACGATCGAGAAGCCGTAACCGACCTCGTACCGGGACTTCTTGCGGATCCCGACGGCGAGCGTCTCGTTCAACTCGAGAAACGAGGCGAGACGGTCCGGGTTGTACGGCGGCTTGACGCCGAGGTTTAGCGACCGGACCCGGCGGTCGGGGAGTTGCGTCGAGTTCTCGGCCTTCGAGAGTCTGTTCTCGCCGCCGATTCCCTCGACGTTGACCGAGACCTTCGCGTCTTCGTCTGCGCTACTCATCGTCACTCATCACCTCGTAGCGATTTGCATTTGAGATACGAGAGATGTGATTGCCGACCCCTGCAGCCTCGAGGAGGTCTCCGTACTTCTCACCGATCGCCTCATTCTGATCATCATCGGCCCAGTGACCAGGGTAAAACAGGTCGAACGTGACCGTGCGCTTGTACCGACGCTGGTCGCCGAGGCAGTTCGAACACACTACTTCGCCGGTGTCGATCTCGTGGGCATCGACGTCGTCGTCCCACTCATCTCGAGGCCACTTGCACCAGACGCAGCGGTCGTCGTCGACGGACTCCGCTCGAGCCTCGTCAGTCTCCCAGCCTACGATGCCTTCGAAGTCGTGGTGTGGTCCGTTTGTGTCAGTCATGGATTATACGTAACTCACCCCGCTCGAGTCGTCCGACGACGTCGATGCCGGCGTGTGTGTGAACAGCGCGTACCGGCTGGCGTCGAGTGCGTGGTCCGGGACGTCGCCGGACTTCCCGACGTGCTCCTCCTTGTAGCTCTGGAACTCCTGGATCAACTCGGCGCATCGGTCCGAGACGAGTAGGCCCGGGCGCTCGGGATCACCCTTCCGTTCGAGGAGGCCACGAACGTATGGGATCCCTTCATCGAGGCTCTTCTCCGCTTTAACGGCCCGAAAGCCAGCCTGTCGTAGCTTCAAAATGTGCTCCGGTTCGTGCTCGCAGTAGACCGTTCCGCGTTCTTTTTCGCGGTCATATACCCATCCAGAGGTTGTATCGGGGTCGCAGAGGTCGTCAAACGGTTTTTCGGATTGGTAGTACAGGTCGACGGCGATCCACTGGTCGAGATGGGTGGGCCGCCACTCGACGAAGACGCGCGGATGGTCCCAGCCAGCGTCGTAACCGTAGATCGGTGTCGCATCCCAGTTGACGAGATCGCCAACGTCGGTCTCGTTGACGACGTGGTGTTCACGAGTGAACTGTGAGTAAACGAGGCCTTCTGCGGCCGCGAACTCACCCTCTAACGCTTGCTCCTCCCGTGCTGTTCCCTCGAACTGCGCCCGCATCTTCTCGAGTTCGTTGTGGAACGGGTTGTCTCGCGTGTCGCCGACGATCACCTTCATCCGATCGGCCCACGGTAGCTTCTCCTCACCACCCTCTCCGTCGGGCTGGATCTGGCGCTCGGTGATGTCGTAGAACTGGTTGAAGCCGTTGCCCGTCGACGTCCAGAGCGTGACGTTCGGGCCCTGTTCAGTCCGCTGGCGTGTGACCAGCATCTCGTGGAGGTCGTAGAGATCGGTCGTGCCGTAGTGGGCGACCTCGTCACACCAGATCACGTTGAACTCGGTGCCGGCGAAGCGGCTCCAGATATCGGCGCCGCCCAGCTGGATGATGTGGCCGTTGATCAGTGTGACTCGGTGCTTGGTTCCGTGGTGGCCGGCGACGATCGGCGAGTTCTCCGGATCGCCGTCGGCATCGTTCGGGACGGTGTTCTCGCCCGGGAGACGCTCGTAAAATCCCTTGTACGTCGCGGGACCGCCTTTCGTCTTGTCCGGTGCAAGCACGAGCGAGTGCCCATTAGGGATCTGCATCGCCTCGCCGATGACGAAGTCGCTGCCCAGGAGGGTCTTCCCGCCACCGTAGCCCGCACGGAAGACGACGACGTCGTACTCGCCGGACTCGAGGGCGTCGAACGTCTCGAGTTGGGCATCCCAGTACTGACCACCGATCTCGACTGGCTCACTCGTCTGATTCGTAGCGCTCACGATTGACAGTCACCTCGATTGGATTCCCGTCAGGCCCGGAGTGTTCGTGTTCTCGCTTCTCGGATTTCTTATGACCGTACGAGCTGGCGAGGAGGAACTTCGCCATCGACGTGTCCATGTCCTCGTTGTAGAGACCTCCCCGGATGAGGTCACGTTCACCCTCTCCACGCGCGCGCTCGAGGGCTTGGGAAAAGGGCCGCTCGTTTCCGTCGGCGTCGGTGAAGGTTAGATCCTGGTCAAGCCACCCACCGTCGCTGTTGATCGTCCCTTCACCGACACCGATCGCGCGTTCGATACCTGCATAGCTGTAGACCTCTCGAGCAGCGTCGACGGCTTCTTGGGCGAGTTCGTCGGTGAAAAGCGATGGTCTCCCGGGATTCTCGGCTCCGTCGTCCGAGTGGGAGGGAACGGGACAGCTTCCGGCCGGGTGGCGGCACGGCTCGCCAGTCGTGGTTCCCTCGTAGCCACAGATCTCCTCGTCGGTCATGTTCTACTCCTCTCGATTCTCGTCTCGAGTGAGAATCATCTCCATATACTCAGGGCCGAAGATCACGCCTCCGATAACGACGATCGTCGTCAGTGGATCTGCGCCCTGTTGAAGGGCGATGATACCAGCGACGACGCCCAGCAGCTGGGTAGTCGCCTTGATCGTCTTGTATACGGCAAGCGTCACGTGAAATCGCCTCGAGATGGAATCGTTACACTTCTTGATCGATTCGCGCGTCGTAGAGTGGTGTTGTCTCGTCGCCATGGCATCGATGTGGTCGCTCACACGAACGTTCCTATCAAAAGGCCGAGTGCCAGCCCACCGAGGGCGTAGTGTGGTTCTTGTTTGATGTCCTCGCCGATGCGGGCGCTCGAGAGCGACGGTCCTCGATTAAGGCCGAACGCCAGCGCGACGATTGCGCCGACGATACGGTAGTCGCCAGTCGCTCCCGCTGCGGCGCCGACACCGATCCCGACGCCGGCGGCGTGTGTCTCGGCGTGATACGAGAACGCGCCGTTTCGGTCTGTACTCTCTTCGGATGGTGCGCCGGCTTCGCGGAAAACGCGAAGGGCTCGGCTCACTACGGTTGGATCGTCAGTCATGGTTGTATCGAGTTTCGTGTATGGAAAAGCGCCGGGTCTCTGGTGACGAGAGGCCTTCCCGGCCGATCTCCCGGCGCGGTCGGGACGGCCCGTGGAGTCTGATAGTCGCGGAATGGTACCCGCCCCGAAGCGTGGTGTGTCAACGAGAGCGTTGATGGATCCCTCATTCCGACGGGGCAGGGGCGACGTCGGACGTCATCGGGGCCGAACGTTCGGCTGACCGGTCGTGATCGTCGTGCCGTCGGCGTCGACGACGATCTCCGGATGCGTGTTTGAGAACGATGGTGACCAGCGGATCTCGTCGACGACGCCCTGGACGTCGCGACCGGCGAAGCGGATCTCGACCGGTTGGCCTTCGGCGATGGACTGGACTGTCATGGATCAGCGGCGAGCTCGTCGGATGCACACCGTGGTTGCGGCCTCGAAGACCTCGGTATCGTAACCACGAAACTTGGGTAGTGACTTGAGGTGGCCCACTGCGTGTTTCAAGCGATCGAGTCGCACTGGTTCGCCAAGTTCGTGAAGCCGACCGTGAAGATTCTCCACCCTCGAGAGTGCCTCTCGTCGGCTTAGCGTCTCTGAATCTGCTCGTCCGGCGATAGTCCCGCAGTCCTCACAGACAGTTCGGACAGGGTACCTCGCGATTGACGTGTTATCGACCTGTCGCGTCCCCAGGAGTGGCCCTTGGGGACCGATCTCGCCAGGGTTGGTCTTGTAGGCCCGGATGGATTCGGCCCGGGTGGCCTTTGGCTCCTGGTCGCGGCCTTGCGTGCCCCAAGCGATGCGTCGGTGATCGCTCTTGAGCGTCTGGAAGCAATTGGAGCACGTCTCAGGGTTGCTGAACACGTAACGCCGGAAGACGCGATCCGGTTCATCCCGGCCCTGTACCTCGCCGAGGGTGTGGGCTGTAGTGGACATGGTAGGAGAAGCCGCTGGCTGTCGGCCGAGCCCCGACGTCGTCGTTGCCTCGATCGGGGATCGATTGGGTACAGCCGTTACTATCAGGTATCGTGAGTGAACCCTTTAACAGACGAGATTGTTGCGATAATCGACGCTTCTCACGTATCTGAGGTGTCTGTGCCAGAAATCGTGTAGACTGACTTTCGAGCATCACCCGTGTAGGGCCGGGACTCAATGATCTCCTCGTCTTCGAGCCGGTTGAGCGCCCATCGGACCGTGCGTGATGGGAGCGTGATTTGCTCGTTCAGTTCCTGCTGGGTGAGCTCCCCCTCGTCCTCGAGGATCCAGAGGACGAACTTCGCGCTCGGTGGCAGGCCCTCGATCTCCTCGTCAGTGAGTAGTTCGGTCATCAGGTGGCCTCGGTCGCGGTCTGTTTGCACCGAACGATTCGTTCGCAGTCTCGGCACCGAACCCAGATATGGCCGGGTTTACGGTTCGCTTCCAGAAGGGGCGTTGCCTGGACAGTGGTGTTACAGGCTGGGCACGTGGACCGGTACCGAGTCTTGATCAGTGTGCGGCCAGCGTAGTTCTCTCGGCTGTAGTGGTGGGTGTCGTCAGTCATCGGACTCACCTCGATTGAAGTCGATCGCGACGACACCACCGGGCTCGAGGATCGTCATGTCCAGGCGGACTGCATCCGACCGGCAGATGAACGCTTCGCGGCCCTCGATGTTTGTGACGACGGTTACCATGTTGTCGATGGGGTCGAACTGTTCGACATCACTGATCTGGTGCTGGTAGATGATCCACCCTCGTGGGATCGCGCGGGCCATCTCGATAGAGATCACGAGCGTACCGTCATTGCGATTGTTGCCCAACTGTTCGAAGCGGTCGGCCGCCTCCTGGAGTGTCACGATCGACGGCGGGCCTTCGATGGTCGGGACATCGTCGTGCTCGAGGGAGTTGTACCAGAGTTCGTAGGTGTCCTCGAAGACACTCATCGTTGATCCTCCTCCGGGTGGTACCAGACCGGGTCGTAGCGTTGTTCGGGATGGTGCTCGAAGTGATGGTCGGCGGTTTCGTTTGCTCGGACGGTCTTGGAGCAGTGGACACACTCGACAGTTCGAGCTGGGGAATCCTCGCGCGGGACGACTCGGAGGTGGTCTCCTTCGTCGAAGACATCGAGTTCGGTTCCGCCGTCGACGCCGAGTGCACGAGTGGCGTCGGCGTTGAGGAAGGCGTGCATCGAGCCCTTGTTCGCATGGACTTTTCCGCCCCCGATCGGTGTATCCTCGTCACTCTGCATCGCCGTCACCCCGTTGTCGGCAGTTGAGACATGGAATGATTCGCAGTGGTTCGCCACACTTCTGACAGTGGCCGTCGGGGTGACGCATCACTGCTCACCCCCTCCGGTTCGCGTTGAACGTTCACTGTCCGTCTGTAGTGATCGGACGCTTACGACGCAACAGCACGGATGTAACATCACCCTCCCATCCCAATCCACGTCTCGAATACCGGGTGCGCGGACTCTTTCGAAACGGAGGTCGCACTTCGGGCAACGGTTACTGCCGTCTGAGTCCGTCACGCGGACCACCTCCCAAACGTCGCCTGGATCTCGTCGGGTGGATGTCCCTCGGGATTCGGCGTCTCGATATCAACCGGTTCCGCGTCGCCGTCCGTCAGCTCGCGGCAGGACTCGCAGAGCCACGCGCCGTCTGCGGTCCACCACTCGGGGGCCATCCCGCTCCCTGGCGATGTGACCCGTCCGGGCGGGTAGACTTTAGCGTTCCGCGCCGCCCGTTCGCAGGAGTCGCAGAACAGCGCGTTCAACTCCAAGTCGTCGGGATCGGCACCACGCTCTGCGGCGACTTGCTCTCGCGCCCAGTGCATCTGCTGGCCGTTCCCGCCCGTATCGTCGAATGGGTAGCGGATCGTCACGTCGACGGCGTCGTAGTTTGCGGCCACGTCGGCGAGGCGGTCGCGGAGTAGATTCACGTAGGACTGTGCGTGTAGCACGACGATCTCGATCGCGTCCTCGTCGGTGTGGTAGTGGATCGTCTCATCGACGTGGTCGGCGACGTAATCGGCCCAGTCGACGACGCTATCGTGGTTCGGTTCGTCCTCGCCCTTGAACCCGGAGTCGGTGATCCGAAGGTCGTAGGGTTCGAAGTAAGCGATCCACGGGATAACGCCCTTCGCCGAGAGGATCGATTGAAAGTCCCCGCACCAGAGCGCATAGGCGCGGTTCCACCGAAACCACCCTGACGTGTAGAGGTTGTAGGCGAGCGTGTTGCGACAATCTCGTTTCTGTCCGCCACAGCCAACGAGTGTGTAGCGGAATCGCTCAGTGCCGTCGCTACTCATTGCGACCAGCCTCCCTTTTCACGTACTCGACAGCTCCGTACGCTTCATTTAGCGTCTCAAGCTGCTCTTCTGTCGTTGCCAATTCTCTTGCCTGGAGGATTTCTTCGAGGCAAACGTCACATTGGACTTCGAGAGATCGCTCAGTATCGAACGAGGAGTTACCGCTCATCCTGATCACCCCGCAACTGTTGGCGGCGTCGATTTGCCAACCCGATCACGTCCCGCCGTGGCTCATCAACGCGTGAGCGATTTGTTTCGATCTTTTCGAGCAATCTCTCGGCGTTGTTGATCCCCAGCCGCGTGTCGCCCTCGTCGTCCGTCGCTCGGAACAAATCGCCGTTCCGACGAGCAGCTGTGATCGCTTTATGGAGTTCATCGAGGCCGAAGCGGCCGTAGCCCGCGCCGTGGAGCGTGCCGATGACCGACGTCTGCTTTGCGAGTGGGGGCTGCATGTGGCCAGAGTTGTAGTCGACGGCCCGGATGAGCGCCTCGTAAACCTCTTTGGTCCGTTTGCGGCGTTCTGCTTCGGTCTGTTCCTGGCGTTGTTGTTGCATCGACATGGTCACGCCCTCCCCAGATAGCGGATGTGATCGGTCTGTGGCTCAGTCGCTGCCCCCTGCTGGAGCCATTTGTCCATATCAGAGTGGAGTTTACTGGCGTCGTAATCTCGCTCGAGTTCGTCCTGGACGTGCTCGATAATGTCCTCGCGTGGGATGCCGTTGTCGTACTCTTCCTCGAGTTCCTTGATGACGCCAGCGAGGAATTTCCGGCGACTGCGCTGGTCCTTCGATTCGCCCACCTCCTGGATGTCCGCGTCGAGTTCGCCGTCTTCGTTCTTCCCGATGTCGTCCATCGACCGTCCGACGATTTTCGACACTTGGTGGACGTGGCGCTGGTGGATCTTGTCGCAGAACTCGAACTTCGCGAGCGCCTCGCAGACTCGAGTCAGCCCCTCGAGGCTTCGGAAGGTGACCGGGATCGGTTCGTTCTCGTCGTAATCGTACATCCCGCGGAGTTCGAGCCAGTTATCCCGCAGCTGATTGCGGACCTCGCGAGAGACGAACGGCGGATTATCCTGCTGCCGAGCGAGGGCGATCCACTTCCGGAGAACCTCGCCATCGACCGGCGTCTGGATCGACTCGAGATCATCCTCGTCATGATTCTCGAGGTTCGCTCGTTTCGCAGCGTCACGCGAGGCGAGGATGTGATTGGCGATCTCCCGATCCTCTTGCTTGTCGGGCTTGTCTCGCATCGTGAACACGAGATCGAAACGGGAGATGAGCGCTGAGTCGAATGCGAACTGTTCCGGGATGGGTTCGTACGGATTGAACCGTCCGTCTCGCGGGTTCCCCGCGGCGACCACCGAAGTCTCGGTCTGGAAGGTGACGTTCTCGCCGGCGAGCGTCGCACTGAATCGCTGCTTACTCATCGGTTCGAGCATCCCCGCCCGTGTGTCGGGGCTCATGTCGTCGAGCTCGTCGATGCAGACGGTGCCGCCGTTGGCTTTCACGAACGCACCGGCTTTCATCACCCACTCACCGTCGCCGAAATCATCCTGTTCAGCGGCCGCCGTGAGTCCAGGAACGGTCGCTCGCTTCGAAGAGACGCCGACCGTTCTCCAGCCGATCTGTTGAGCACGATCGATCAGCTTCGACTTCGCAGTTCCAGGATCGCCGAGAAGGAGGACGTGGAGATCTGAGCGGTCGGAGTCTCCAGTTGGGTACTGGATCCGACCCCCAGAGACCAACGCGAGGATAAGCGCTTTCTTCTCGATGTCGTAGCCGTAGATCTTCGGGGCGAGGGATTCGGACGCGACGTCCAGCGGTTCGCCTTCTGCGCCGTCGGCCAGCTCTCGAATCCGTTTTCGTTCCTGTGAGTCGACGTCGAGATCTTGTTGGTCAGTCTCCTCGATCTCGATGTGGTGGCCCTCGAGGTACGGGTCGAACTTCGGTTTCTTCTGGGTGCCCGCGGAGTCCTGCTCGAATCGGATCGTCCCCGAGACGATGACGCGATCGCCGATCGTCGCAGTCCCTGCGATATCGTCCTCGACGAACGCGTCAATCTTCTGTCCGGCGCCATCGGCGA
This window harbors:
- a CDS encoding terminase large subunit domain-containing protein; this encodes MSATNQTSEPVEIGGQYWDAQLETFDALESGEYDVVVFRAGYGGGKTLLGSDFVIGEAMQIPNGHSLVLAPDKTKGGPATYKGFYERLPGENTVPNDADGDPENSPIVAGHHGTKHRVTLINGHIIQLGGADIWSRFAGTEFNVIWCDEVAHYGTTDLYDLHEMLVTRQRTEQGPNVTLWTSTGNGFNQFYDITERQIQPDGEGGEEKLPWADRMKVIVGDTRDNPFHNELEKMRAQFEGTAREEQALEGEFAAAEGLVYSQFTREHHVVNETDVGDLVNWDATPIYGYDAGWDHPRVFVEWRPTHLDQWIAVDLYYQSEKPFDDLCDPDTTSGWVYDREKERGTVYCEHEPEHILKLRQAGFRAVKAEKSLDEGIPYVRGLLERKGDPERPGLLVSDRCAELIQEFQSYKEEHVGKSGDVPDHALDASRYALFTHTPASTSSDDSSGVSYV
- a CDS encoding MarR family transcriptional regulator encodes the protein MTELLTDEEIEGLPPSAKFVLWILEDEGELTQQELNEQITLPSRTVRWALNRLEDEEIIESRPYTGDARKSVYTISGTDTSDT
- a CDS encoding DUF6884 domain-containing protein, with translation MSSDGTERFRYTLVGCGGQKRDCRNTLAYNLYTSGWFRWNRAYALWCGDFQSILSAKGVIPWIAYFEPYDLRITDSGFKGEDEPNHDSVVDWADYVADHVDETIHYHTDEDAIEIVVLHAQSYVNLLRDRLADVAANYDAVDVTIRYPFDDTGGNGQQMHWAREQVAAERGADPDDLELNALFCDSCERAARNAKVYPPGRVTSPGSGMAPEWWTADGAWLCESCRELTDGDAEPVDIETPNPEGHPPDEIQATFGRWSA
- a CDS encoding minichromosome maintenance protein MCM produces the protein MSQTQTEDEPTTDRLATTFYRRYYKEAIGRLAQRYPNEQRSLEVDWRDVHKFDPDVADDYLAAPEQMQRYFEEALRMFDLSIDVELSAHVRVGNLPAEYTFYPGEFSPSEHLGDYRSIRGEITKATDVYPKIEEAAFECQLCGTLTRVPQSDGDFQEPHECQGCERQGPFRVNFDQSEFIDAQKLRIKVPPELADGAGQKIDAFVEDDIAGTATIGDRVIVSGTIRFEQDSAGTQKKPKFDPYLEGHHIEIEETDQQDLDVDSQERKRIRELADGAEGEPLDVASESLAPKIYGYDIEKKALILALVSGGRIQYPTGDSDRSDLHVLLLGDPGTAKSKLIDRAQQIGWRTVGVSSKRATVPGLTAAAEQDDFGDGEWVMKAGAFVKANGGTVCIDELDDMSPDTRAGMLEPMSKQRFSATLAGENVTFQTETSVVAAGNPRDGRFNPYEPIPEQFAFDSALISRFDLVFTMRDKPDKQEDREIANHILASRDAAKRANLENHDEDDLESIQTPVDGEVLRKWIALARQQDNPPFVSREVRNQLRDNWLELRGMYDYDENEPIPVTFRSLEGLTRVCEALAKFEFCDKIHQRHVHQVSKIVGRSMDDIGKNEDGELDADIQEVGESKDQRSRRKFLAGVIKELEEEYDNGIPREDIIEHVQDELERDYDASKLHSDMDKWLQQGAATEPQTDHIRYLGRA